One stretch of Lytechinus variegatus isolate NC3 chromosome 17, Lvar_3.0, whole genome shotgun sequence DNA includes these proteins:
- the LOC121430882 gene encoding 40S ribosomal protein S7-like, which yields MAVFHAGAKVIKPHGEVADAFELTVSQALIELESNSELKGQLRELFITGAKEIDVGNSRKAVIVLVPVPLLKAFQKIQVRLVRELEKKFSGKHVLFIAQRRILPKPTRKSRNKSKQKRPRSRTLTMVHDNILEDLVFPSEIVGRRTHVQLDGSRNIKVHLDVGQKTQIEHKTGTYAAVYKKLTGKDVTFEFPENTL from the exons ATGGCGGTGTTTCATGCCGGTGCCAAGGTGATCAAGCCTCATGGCGAAGTTGCAGATGCATTTGAACTGACAGTATCACAG GCTCTGATTGAGCTTGAATCCAACTCAGAACTGAAAGGGCAGTTGAGGGAGCTCTTCATCACAGGAGCAAAG GAGATTGATGTAGGTAACAGCAGGAAAGCCGTCATTGTCCTTGTTCCCGTACCTCTACTCAAAGCTTTCCAGAAGATCCAGGTCAGGCTTGTACGAGAGCTGGAGAAGAAGTTCAGCGGCAAGCACGTGCTCTTCATTGCTCAG AGGAGGATCTTGCCGAAGCCAACAAGGAAGTCACGAAACAAGAGCAAGCAGAAGCGCCCTCGTAGCCGAACCTTGACCATGGTCCACGACAACATCCTTGAGGACCTCGTCTTCCCATCAGAGATTGTTGGAAGGCGTACCCACGTCCAGCTTGACGGGAGCAGGAACATCAAGGTTCACCTTGACGTTGGACAGAAGACACAGATCGAACACAAG ACCGGGACCTACGCTGCCGTGTACAAGAAATTGACTGGAAAGGACGTCACCTTTGAGTTCCCAGAAAACACTCTTTGA
- the LOC121430883 gene encoding ribonuclease H1-like, whose product MIREVFLLGYLHVRSMGRFFYAVGRGRQTGVFPTWDDCKLQVTGFSGARYKKFGTEEEAWDFVNATSSCGSEPKSKGYPQRGKQVSSSFVPSSTSKSYSTLSATAQTQQRPKAYSTRTHLKRLYSVDSLDPAPPKKRRTASAPTSGDSSGNLVVYTDGACTHNGRHGAKAGLGVYWGDDHPLNLSARLEGKQTNQRAELTAALRALEQVNEHHQRRKVTLYTDSKYTINCVTDWIHRWKRNGWKTAQKTDVLNKEDLIKLDHLNTKLDIKWEYVPGHRNVYGNEEADKLAREGATQPLPGNPR is encoded by the exons ATGATCCGTGAGGTCTTTTTACTAGGATACCTTCATGTGCGAAGCATGGGGCGTTTTTTCTATGCTGTTGGAAGGGGTCGACAGACTGGAGTTTTTCCAACCTG GGATGACTGTAAACTTCAAGTCACAGGGTTTTCTGGAGCCAGGTACAAGAAGTTTGGGACAGAGGAGGAGGCTTGGGACTTTGTGAATGCAACAAGCTCTTGTGGCTCTGAACCTAAATCAAAGGGTTATCCTCAGCGGGGCAAGCAGGTATCTTCGTCATTTGTTCCTTCATCGACCAGCAAGTCTTATTCCACTCTTTCTGCGACGGCCCAAACACAGCAACGTCCCAAGGCGTATTCCACCCGTACTCATCTGAAACGTTTGTATTCGGTAGACTCGCTAGATCCAGCGCCACCAAAGAAGAGACGCACAGCATCGGCTCCAACTTCCGGAGACTCTAGCG GTAATCTGGTAGTGTATACAGATGGAGCATGTACCCATAATGGACGTCATGGAGCAAAGGCTGGTCTTGGGGTGTACTGGGGGGATGATCATCCGCTCAATCTCAGTGCTAGACTAGAAGGCAAACAGACCAATCAGAGGGCAGAGCTTACG GCAGCATTGAGGGCACTTGAACAAGTCAATGAACACCATCAAAGGAGGAAAGTGACATTGTATACCGACAGCAAATATACTATCAACT gTGTCACAGATTGGATACACAGATGGAAACGAAATGGCTGGAAAACAGCACAGAAGACTGATGTCCTAAATAAAGAAGATCTGATCAAACTAGATCATCTTAACACAAAACTTGACATCAAATGG GAGTATGTCCCTGGTCACAGGAACGTGTATGGGAACGAGGAAGCAGACAAGCTGGCAAGAGAGGGCGCTACACAACCTTTACCTGGGAACCCTAGATGA